CTCctctacaataaaaaaaaaaaaatcaactattTTAGCTGTCTTGTGTAAACTGATCCACAACACCCAAGTTTCAAGtcaagagacagaaacacagcaaattCAAAACAAATTCAGAAAAACTTTTGGTTAGAGGTGACGCTATTGACAGTACAAATGAaccacagtttaaaatatatttactcAGTTTTCTTGTCTATAATTTACAGTGGCATAATGTTTACTTTTGAATTAACAAGGACTGATTTACTCACCAAATTTGTCAAAATCCAGGACTGTTCTGTCCGTCGTGGCCAGCACAAATGTTTCATGTGGACGGATTCCAAATTTCTGTGACAAAATGTCAATCATTaatattttgtgtctgtctttaTTAGAGCTAAAACAACTTTTATTAGTCAATCAAAAGACAATTATCTGACAAATATTTtgattattgatttattatttcaaTCATTTGTCAAGCAAAAATCCCAGCCATTCTCAGCTTCTCCAATGTttggatttgctgcttttgtcaCTGTAATTTATTTCTTTTGGGGTTCAGACTGTTGTTTGGACAAAGCAAAAcatctgatgacatcatggaagCTGTGATCAACATTCtttactattttctgacacaaaaataaacaatagcAACAATCTTGTCAGATGTTCCCTGCGTCCCTCTACTATTTAAAAGCATTAACTAAAGACATTTTACTATATATTTAAGATGGCAATGCCTTTAAAGTGTTTCCCAAAGAATTAAAATCTATGTGTGGCTGTAGCATTCTCACTGCACCTGGGgccctgctgctctgtctgtggagcAAATACAAACTGTTTTTCCTGTTGATAAATCAGTCATCATGTTATTTTAATTAGAAATGTCATAACATGCCATCTCTGTAGGGAGTGGTGTGCAACAACAACCTGCATGATGACATGCAAACTCACTCAAGGGAAGGGCATTCATGCCCCTGAGCACTGCCACAGTAACAGCTAAAGTCAGCCTCAACAATCCTGTATGAGTACTCATCCACCAAACttcaacagttttgttttcttgaaTTTTGGAGCCACTGGGGCCATGAGCTATTGAGAGGGACAAACTTAAAGGTCTCACATACCGCAGCTAGCTATCAACAGCTGTTCTTGAACACTCTGCTTCAATTTGTTAAGCAAGATtattgacaatatttttcacattttcttgaGTAACTTCTTGCTTTATGATGACTGTGTATGCTAGCCTGTCTTCAAAGGTGGAACAAGTATTCAAATTATTAACTTaagtaaaataaacaacatcACAGTATTAAAATACTccattaaaatgaaaagttcTGCATTTAAAATTTAACTTCCATAAAAGTACATTAGTATGAGCgacaaaatgtactttaagtatCAGAAGTAAACCTACTCATAATGCTGAGCAGCTACTGTTGGTGATGTACTATTATATTATTGGAGCATTATTTTTTAAGTAATAAATATTGAGTTTACAAGattgagacagatgcaaggtcacactgaccttgactttgaccaccaaaatctaatcagtttatcacaaGTTCAAGgggatgtttgtaccaaaactgaagaaattccctcaaggcgtccttgagatattgtgttcaaaagaatgggatggacggacaacccgaaaatATAATGCCTCCTGCTACAGCTATCACCAGCAGAAGCATGAAAAGTGTTGAACtgggcaataaagctgaaaGGTCCTAAAAACATAAGTGCATTAATGTTGCGCTCCAAGGGCTTTGCTGAGCCACATCATCCAAAAAtatgccaaaaaagtcattCCTGCACTGCAACAACATACAGAGCATTAGAATTAATGTTCTACATATAAGCTTTTACCACATTGAAAATATTCTGATATAACCtctttgtaatcaccaacattttgattataAACTCTGgttgaatttcattttttttttaaccaataaTTGACTGcaactacatttattttgtaatttaattacgtAACTTTGATACTTGCAACTACACTGTTCAAAAAATTATGGGAACACTTAATagtcacagtataacaccaagtcagttaaacttcagggatattaatctgtccatttaggaagcacaagtgattgtgaatcagtttcacctgctttgttGTAAATGAAAgcgacaacaggtgcaatggagaggcaaaagcaagacaacctcCAAAAAGGAGATGGTTTTGCATGTGGTGGCCACTGGCCTTTACATGAAgggagctggacagggccgcaGAAGGATATCAACCCAACagcctctgtgtgaggaggaaaaggaggagcactgccagaggcctacaaaatgacctccagcaggctactggtgtgcatgtttctgaccaaactgtcagaaaccgacTCCATGACTAGAGGACGTccggccctcatgccaccctcatgccatgagggtggcatgggAACACTTAATagtcacagtataacaccaagtcagttaaacttcatgCCCTCAtgccatgagggtggcatgaggatGGCATGAGGGCCGGaagtcctctagtgggacctgtgctcacagcccagcaccatgcaGCTCTATTGGCATTTGCCAGAGAAAACCAGAATTGACAGGTCCACCACTGGCGCCCCGTCCTcgtcacagatgagagcaggttcacactgagcataTGTGACAGATGTGAAAGAGTCTGAAGACACCGTGGTGAATGTTATGCTGCCTGCAACATCCTCCAGCATGACCgatttggtggtgggtcagtgatggtctggggaggcatacccttggagggtcacacagacctccatgtcatagccagcAGTACCCTGATTGTTGTTAGGTACCGGGATGAAACCCTCAGAACGACTGTCAGAGCTTACACTGgtacagtgggccctgggttcctcctggtgcagtgggctctgggttcctcctggtgctggacagtgcccagcctcatgtggccagagtgtgtaggcagttcctggatgacaaaggcattgatgccacTGACTGGCCCACTCGTTCCTCTGACCTAAATCCAtttgagcacctatgggacattATGTATCAGTGCATCTGATGCCaccaagtaccaccacagaatgtccaggagctcactgatgccctgatccaggtgtGGGAGGAGATCCTCCAGGACACCATCCGCAAACATCAGGAGCATGTCCAGACATTGTCGTGAGTGCATATAATCAGTCCGGTACAATACCAGTATTGATTAACTACGCAATATCTACACTTCAAACAGTCAATAATGTGAAATCAGCcattcagtctgtctctttattatattttgcttCTTATAGGTGCTTCCTTATTATAttgctctttgttttttgcATATTGCTTTGTATTGTTGTCTGctgatgcttcctgtttgcactccctctgctgctgtagtgATGCAAAATATATAGTGGCCCAAAACTCAGTCAAGGGCGTGACAGGAATATGTGTGCATAGCCAGCGGGTGACCTCCTGTCTGGGTATATTTTGGCAAGCCCTTAATTATTATTGAGCAGTGTGGTTACTCCACAACACTGTCCCCATCTTGTATCACCCCCTCagaagtaacgaacagtcccttaacGTGGAAGGTTATCCACAGATTATCATAACAACTTCAGTACACACAACAAAAGTCATAACTTTTCCAAAAACTTTTTGAAGGAATTTTACTAATAACTGTTCCAGGCCTGGTAAACAAGACTGTTGGATGACTTCTTCCAGGTTTTCCCTAACCGTCGGAGCCCTGTGTCTGATTTATGTGAGTTAAACTTAAAATATGAGCCAaatttataaatgaaattgagaccatacatttaaatttaagcACAAGTTGACAGTGTGTAAAATTAAAGATGCCAACACGTTTTAACCACCCAAGCAGCGAGTAAAAGTTGGCTAACATTACCTCTCGCACAAGCTGAAGGAAGTCATTGTAATCCAGACCACTGGCATCAAGTATAGCCTGCTCCTTCCTCTTTGAGCGACGGTCGAAAACATGTATCCTCCTGCGgactcttcctctctccatgGAGGCTGCTGGGAGACGCTGGGCCCCTCGGTTAGACATTTTTTCAACTTCAATGCATTCCTTAGTCACTCTGCTAGCTCAGCTACGCGTCCACTAAAGTTGGCAGCCGACTTCCTTCGTGTTATTCACGCGCTTTCGTTTCTCTGGTATGGAAACTGGTAAGGGACAGACCGTCTACTTCCGCCCACTGAAGAAAGCAGCTCACGGCTGAGTTTTCAACGCGCTTCACTTTCGGTATCTTTTCACCGTGAATGCGGTTGTTTGGACAGGTTGTTGTCGTCAGGGCAGGACATGGCTGCTGCACCGGAGCCCCAGCCATCGACAATGAGTACTGAAGCCAGCTAGTTTAAACCAGCCGGTTTGACTATGTCTGTGGTAGCTGTGTGCACGCGGGGCTGGGTTGTGGATGCACGCTCTCTCATTGATCGGGGCTATTCACGTTGCATCCGACTGACAGATACGAATCACAAGACACACGTGAAGTGTCGTTTTAAAAGGCAGTGTTTTCAGATTTTAACAAGCCACTACAGTGAGAGAGccagtgttgctgtggatggAGGAAACACCGACACGCTGCAGAGAGCAGACAGACCATCAAAGGTAAACAGAGGACTCCTAAAAATGACTTTACAGCGACACCTGCTGGTACCAGGGCTGTACTCATGCTCCCATAGTTGCTGCTGGCTGTGTAATGACACGTGAAGTACACTTTTTAATGCAACACCAATTACCTTTTCACTATCTGAGCTAAAACTACTAAAACATCTGCAATGATATCCAAagattttaatttgatgtgttaaaaaaagaacatttcagCATGACACATCCAGTTCAACAGCACTACACTCTACAACCTCCAGAATGATTGAAAAGGTGAACCAACATCTTTATAGAGCACTTGCAACAAAAAGTGAACATCATGACCTTAATAAAGAAGGATTTAATGCAGGACTGCAGTAAAGTGATTGAGAATGCATTATAAACTGTCAGCTGGAGTGTATAGGTGTCTTCAGAAATCAATCATCTTCAGAAATGTCtccaggtccttaaaaagtcttaaaatgtcttgaatTTAGTTTTCTTACTATAATGCctcaaaaagtcttaaattagGTTTACTCATATAAGGCCCTAAAAAATccgaaaatgtcttaaattaagttttcttaatataagaccttaaattgtcttaaattaagttttcctgataaaaggccttaaaaagtcttaaaatgtattatattaagttttcttaatataaggccttaaaatgtcttaaaataagTTTTCCTCATATAAgaccttaaaaagtcttaaaatgtcttgaatTTAGTTTTCTTAATATAATGCctcaaaaagtcttaaaatgtcttgaatTTAGTTTTCTCAATATAATGCCTGGGGCaccacggtggtgtggtggttagcactgtcacctcacagcaagagggttgccggttcgttcccaggcgtgggagcccttctgtgtggagtttgcatgttctccccgtgtcagcgtgggttctctccgggcactccggcttcctcccacagtccaaagacatgcagattggggactaggttaattggtgactctaaattgtccgtaggtgtgaatgtgagcgtgaatggttgtttgtctctatgtgtcagccctgcgatagtctggcgacctgtccagggtgtaccctgcctctcgcccaatgtcagctgggataggctccagcccccccgcgaccctcaagaggatgaagcggttagaagatgaatatAATGCctcaaaaagtcttaaattaagttttacTCATATAAGGCCCTAAAAAGTccgaaaatgtcttaaattaagttttcttaatataagaccttaaattgtcttaaattaagttttcCTGATACaaggccttaaaaagtcttaaaatgtcttatattaagttttcttaatataaggcctttaattgtcttaaaataagttttcctcatataaggccttaaaaagtcttgaaaTGTCTTGAATTAAGTTTTCCTAATAAAAGgccttaaaagtcttaaatcctatattaataataataattaataataatatcttAATAtcagggcccgtattcacaaagattctcacagtcctctcagagagctcctaacttagcctaaaaattcctagcaaggaatcttatcttaagagtgattcaggaagtttctgagagcaactctgagcaaggaggggacttcagtcttagtgaggaggtgtggttgaccccgttgctaggtatgacgcagtcttctaaaagctgtgattggttgttacaaaaaggaaaaaagaaaaaaaataacaacaaatgcGCTCCTAAataatgaatggacagtgaaatcaaccGATCATAAAACTTAGACTGTATTcagaaatgtgtaatcgtgaaaataattttatgtcatgatgatgaaactcagcaaaattaaattgttacacagcttcaaaatgtttgaacgtacctcattcacatgccgattattatattgatttgcttattgttatgtttactcgccatgctggtaattttactacttaatctatttgatattaatgctggacgcagactcagctgtcagcaattactgtgattgctggcctccttgtaaaaagcggtttgatttggatttggcagaatgaccaaaacaacgaatgaaatggagaaaaaaagaacgagaaagccaaactggacagaagagcagtgcctgctgttggtgcagctcgtggaggagaacaaaggagttttaagagggaaattcggtcccgggatcacggcacaagggaagaggcagacttgggagcgtattgcccgacaaatcaatgcgtcgttccctctccttttacgcacaagcgatgagtgagaagcgctggtacgtgctgcaatccaaagcggGCATTATTGCGTTACtacgctgggtgggaaaagtaagctcatccctgatgaggtcagccacaaacattatccctgcacgatcAAGCCGGTAGCGTCTCATTGAATCACTGTCGTTCAATATATGGAGactatctctccttcctctctgtgtttccgccatcttctctgtttaagacactcttaggcttcgtaaaagtcctcctccctcctcttaacagtttgtCACCtcaggagctctcttaaggcctaagatgctttgtgaataagatttttcttagaatgacggatggatggattctttgtgaatatggGCCCCGgcctttaaatgtcttaaaataagttttcctcatataaggccttaaaaagtctAAGAAAAAGTCTTAACATTTTCTTAATATAAGGCCCTAAAAGTCTGAAAATATCTTAAACTAAGTATTCTTAATATAAGGCCTTCAAAAGTATGTAATTGCCGTAAATTAAGTTTTGTTAATATAAGGCCTTAGaaagtcttaaattgtcttaaattcagattcaatGGTCACATTACCACGAAAATTTCTCTAGCCTGACAAACCCAAAGACTGTTTCACAATCACTGGACAGACTGAAGAATTGCAATAATACAtagcaaaatgacaacaatgagattttcttttctttttacattaaacacattaagcTTAAACTCACCCAATTGTTGTCATTTTCCcttactgttcattttgaactgacatcagtgtgtttacttcAAAAGAGTACTTACACATGtgtgtcacacacacgcacacgtatatataatatgtattttccattgcaggtttggtcttaaatttcataaaaggtggtattaaaaaggccttaaaaagtcttaaatttaacttggttATATCTGTAGACACCATGTATATGTAattgtatatatttttctaaacacaataaaatgtgtAAACAGTCAGACAATAGTGCAGTGGTCCAGAGCGCAAGAGGTGCTAGAATAAATATAGAATAATGAATTTAATCGGTTGCTTATATAGATGAGTCAGGTGGATATGACAGTACAGTGTTTACAGCATGCTTGGATTATGTTTTACAgacatttaaatgtttacagtgtgtatttgaactagggctgccactaacgattattttcattgtcgactaatctgttgattatttcttcgattagtcgactaatcatttcatcgaaaaatgtgttaaaatattgaaaaatgtcggtctgtctcgcccaaaccccaaaactACGTCATctgatgtcttgtttcatactcacgccaaagggttttagttcactgtcacgggagagtgtgtaaagctgccaatatctgaatgtaagaagctgcagtaagagtatgttggggtacttttataatacttttctatgaaaaatgactcaaaccgatgagtcgactactaaaatagtcaccgattattttaatagtcgattagtcatcgattagtcgactaatcatggCAGCCCTAATTTGAACTTTAAACATACAATATAATGTACAGGTGAAGTGGATGGTTGGTGTTTACATTGTTCCAGAGGGACTGTGTCTGATACTGGGGGACTGGTGCGCAGCCTGTGGGAAGAAACTGTTCCTAAGTGGTTGTTTTGGCATACAGTGTTCTGTAGTGTCTACCAGAGTGGAGAAGTTGGAACAGGTTCTGTTTAGggtgtgattgtttgcagtgaTGTTGCCTGCCCATATCCTAACTGTGGAGGTGTATGTGTCCGGGATGGAAGGCAGGATGTCACCAATGAGTGCAGTTCTGACTGTTGTAGTCTGTTCCAGTGTTGTTTGGTGGCTGGTCCACACAGTGATGGATGTCCAGAGGACAGACCGGATTATTGCTGCATGGAATTtcatcagcagctcctgaggCAGGGTGAACTTCCTGAGCTGGCGCAGGATTATCTTCTGTGTCTTTTATCTTGATGGTGCTGATGTTAGATGGAGTGTAGTGTAGAGGAAGAAGAGCAGTGGGGAGAGCACACATCCCTGGGGTGCGCCAGTGCTAATGGTCTGGGTGCTGGATGTAACACCACCTGCTGCCTCTGGTTCGTAAGGAAGCTTGTGATTCAGAGGCAGGTTGGGGCTCTGTGAGCTGGGTGAGTGAAGGATGTCTGGGATGATGATGTTGATTGCCGAGCTGATGTCCACAAACAGGATCCTTGCATACGTCCCTGGGGAGTCAAAATGCTGCAGGACTGTAATGCAGTCCCATGCATTCAGGTCCACTGACATATTTGCATGGTAGGCGAACAGAGGGGGGTCCATTAGGGAGCCTGTGATGTCCTCCAGGTGGGCCAAAACCAGCCTCTTGAAGGAATTTATTATCAGAGACATCAGAGCAACAGGCCTGTAGTCCTTTAATCCTTTGATGGGGTGTTTCTTGGGGACAACACAGCTCCAGCCATCTGTTCAAGATCTGTGTAAGGGTGGCAGCAGGGGGTGCAGTTGGTTATGTGATGTCTGAGTCAGAGTGGGTAAGGGGTGTGAAAGTGGGCTTATCAAACCCATAGTAAAACAAATTTAGGTCATCAGCCAGTTGACGGGTCTCCCCAGTGTGAGTGGAGGATTTCCTGTAGTTAGGGAATGCCACTCCACAATAACACAGAGTCATTGGCTGGTCATTGGTCATTTAAGTATCCAGAGTACCTGCTCTTTGCTTCCCTGATCTGCTTCATCAGTGTGTTCCCTCTTGGCCTTGCTGTGCAACAGTCTGTGCCCACTTCTGAAGGCCTCCCCCTCGGCCTGATGAAGCTGCTtgagtctgagtctgagctTTTAGTTGGCACTCACATGTCCTTAGAAAAACTGGTGTACGATGTTACAGTGTTAGCCAGTTCATCCAGGTTTGAAGTAGCAGATTGAAAAACACCTGTAACTCCAGCTTTGCCTCGTTGGTCCATTTCCTCAGTCATTTCCTCtgaagaaacacattttaaaattaaagctTCAAGCAGCGATGAACAAGCCCTTGCACCTCTGCGCAACTCGGGGTTGCTGGCAGGATGCTGGCTGTCCTTCTTTGTCAAAGTCAGACACTGCACACAGGAGTGACATGCTGTTTTCTACATCAAGTGTGGGTGCTGGAAAGACCTAACAAGTGTCAGATGCTTCAGTCCCACTGTTTTTGTGCCTCCTACATTCAGCAACATCTATTACTGTTATATGAATAGGATAACAGTTTGTAAATTTGATGTTAACTTTGAGGTAAAATGACAAAGGagacatatacatatataataaaatattatttagcCATAGAAATGACCATGTAtgaacacaaaaatacaaaaaagggcCGCAACTACTATAATTATTATTTGTCATTGTTGAATCCTTCAATTATGAAATGTTAATTGTGTTAATTCATCATTTGGTCCATTGAATataaaaaaggggggaaaaggggggggggggggaagcaCCATTATAATTCCCCAAAGCCCCAGGTGGCCTCTTCTTATTCCTTGTTTTAGTCAACAATCAGTCACAAACCTGAAGACATTCGCTTTACTgtcatgtatgacaaagaaaagcagcttaTTCTCAAATCTGACAAGCTTCAGCCAAATGCTGAGAGGCTGTACTTAACATTGATAATTCAAAATCAATTTGCCTTTCAGAAGAGGAAACGAAAACACAGTGAACTCAACCAGGGGGAAGTTGACTCACAGGCCTTCCATGAGAAGGTGGGTTGACTGTTATTCTATAATTTGAAGTCTTAGCTGCATGTATCATCTTTGGAAAGAGATTTGTGCCTGTGCAGATTGAACTGAATGATTGAAATACATGTTTCACACAGGTGAAACTCAGATCCTTCTTAATAACAgtgtataataatatatttgtgcTGATGCAGATCAGGTCTGTCATCCTGGAGGGAACCAAGTCTTTGGTGGATTCCGCCCAATCCCTCGGATACCTGAAAGGAGCTTCAGACACAGTGAAAGAGCCTCTTCCCTCTCAGGAGTGCAGCCTTGCCGCTCTCTGTGAAATGGCGAAAGAGCTCCCTCTAGTGGCCGATGAGGAGCAGGAGTGTGTTCAGCCACTTGTTGCTGAGGATGGCCGAACGTCTCATGTGGACTTGTTCTCTCGGGTTACAGAGAACAAGGCGGACTGGGCTGCAGTGGTCACTCTGATGGGAGAGGAATATGTAGTACCCCCACACACAgccttcctcctctctgattTCACAAGAACACAACCCCTTGTCCACTGTGAGTGCAATTTTGGGAACTGAAAGATGTAAATATTTGTTAGCCCATCTGGAACGGATTATGCAAACAAATTGCAGCCACTGTTCAGTTGTGGcaactttgttttgatgaagataaaagaaagctgtaAGTCACTGTGGCATAAATGGATTTATTATTGTAAATAATCCTAGCATGACTTAGTGTGGTTCTCATGTGAGAGCACAGTATTTATCTCCCAGCCTGGCATTGTTTACCAAAGCTGCTTGTGTCTCACACAGGTGGAAGAAGGTATGACTTAATAGTTATGGATCCACCGTGGGAAAACAAGTCTGTGAAAAGGAGTCGCAGGTAATTTGTCAATCAAGCATTTTAGACACTGTGAAACACaaagtaagataagataatttattattattgtttatgtCCAGTGATGAAATTTACATGTTAAAACAGCACAAGAAACTGggttaaaataaacagtttaaaataagaTAACACATTAAATTTAACAGCTATATCATACATTATATATTAGAATT
This is a stretch of genomic DNA from Epinephelus fuscoguttatus linkage group LG21, E.fuscoguttatus.final_Chr_v1. It encodes these proteins:
- the mettl4 gene encoding N(6)-adenine-specific methyltransferase METTL4 isoform X1, with the protein product MSVVAVCTRGWVVDARSLIDRGYSRCIRLTDTNHKTHVKCRFKRQCFQILTSHYSERASVAVDGGNTDTLQRADRPSKKRKRKHSELNQGEVDSQAFHEKIRSVILEGTKSLVDSAQSLGYLKGASDTVKEPLPSQECSLAALCEMAKELPLVADEEQECVQPLVAEDGRTSHVDLFSRVTENKADWAAVVTLMGEEYVVPPHTAFLLSDFTRTQPLVHCGRRYDLIVMDPPWENKSVKRSRRYSSLPSSQLKQLPIPQLASPNCLVVTWVTNRPSHLRYVRDELYPHWGVEVVAEWFWVKVTTSAEFVFPLDSHHKKPYEVLVLGRYRSSADNSTCPPETTEVPVEDQCLIVSVPSALHSQKPSLSEVLKPFIGAEANCLELFARSLQPGWTSWGNEVLKFQHTSYFTLTPAEDGADVPKDESADDRTDKPTVAPVCSSPKESSPPHHCPTTAD
- the mettl4 gene encoding N(6)-adenine-specific methyltransferase METTL4 isoform X2, producing the protein MSVVAVCTRGWVVDARSLIDRGYSRCIRLTDTNHKTHVKCRFKRQCFQILTSHYSERASVAVDGGNTDTLQRADRPSKKRKRKHSELNQGEVDSQAFHEKIRSVILEGTKSLVDSAQSLGYLKGASDTVKEPLPSQECSLAALCEMAKELPLVADEEQECVQPLVAEDGRTSHVDLFSRVTENKADWAAVVTLMGEEYVVPPHTAFLLSDFTRTQPLVHCGRRYDLIVMDPPWENKSVKRSRRYSSLPSSQLKQLPIPQLASPNCLVVTWVTNRPSHLRYVRDELYPHWGVEVVAEWFWVKVTTSAEFVFPLDSHHKKPYEVLVLGRYRSSADNSTCPPETTEVPVEDQCLIVSVPSALHSQKPSLSGASGWRVSCQTQDEAPQ